A part of Actinoallomurus bryophytorum genomic DNA contains:
- a CDS encoding SDR family NAD(P)-dependent oxidoreductase has product MTTDRPDFAGRQGAALVLGASGGLGAAVAGMLIGRGSDVALTFRRDSPRIRELLGSPGGRTRAYRLDLRDPEACARVVGASATDFGGLHTLVYAAGPHVPMLHLSRVTPEQFRAQLVDDAAAFFNAAHPALPHLRACGGSVVAVTTAATSRFPVRDGLSAAPKGAVEALVRGIAAEEGRFGVRANCVGPGMLTDGMAERLIASGALDARALDAARARIPLPRFGTAADVAEAVCFLASDRAGYITGQKLDVDGGYGV; this is encoded by the coding sequence ATGACCACTGACAGGCCCGACTTCGCCGGGCGTCAAGGCGCCGCGCTCGTCCTCGGCGCGAGCGGGGGCCTCGGCGCGGCCGTCGCCGGGATGCTGATCGGCCGGGGCAGCGATGTCGCCCTGACCTTCCGTCGCGACTCGCCGAGGATCCGCGAGCTGCTCGGGTCTCCCGGGGGGAGGACGCGCGCCTACCGGCTGGACCTGCGGGATCCGGAGGCGTGCGCGAGGGTCGTCGGCGCGTCCGCCACCGACTTCGGCGGCCTGCACACGCTCGTGTACGCCGCCGGCCCGCACGTGCCGATGCTCCACCTGAGCAGGGTGACACCCGAGCAGTTCCGCGCGCAGCTGGTCGACGACGCCGCCGCGTTCTTCAACGCGGCCCACCCGGCCCTCCCCCACCTTCGCGCGTGCGGTGGCTCGGTCGTGGCCGTGACCACCGCGGCGACGAGCCGGTTCCCGGTACGCGACGGCCTGTCGGCGGCACCGAAGGGCGCCGTCGAGGCACTCGTACGCGGCATCGCCGCCGAGGAGGGCAGGTTCGGCGTACGGGCGAACTGTGTCGGCCCCGGCATGCTGACCGACGGGATGGCCGAGCGCCTCATCGCGTCGGGCGCCCTCGACGCCCGCGCCCTCGACGCCGCACGCGCGCGCATCCCGCTGCCCCGCTTCGGCACGGCGGCCGACGTCGCCGAGGCCGTCTGCTTCCTGGCCTCCGACCGTGCCGGCTACATCACCGGCCAGAAACTCGACGTCGACGGCGGCTACGGCGTGTGA
- a CDS encoding nuclear transport factor 2 family protein, producing MLDTRRLSDRIEIADLLTTYTRAVDTGEWDLLDTVFTPDARIDYTATGGIQGAFPEVKAWLAEVLPSFARRQHLLCQSAVVLDGDAATVTVYFANPMVTVRGDVEHLFACGGYYHHDLVRTPAGWRSRRVTQELVWTR from the coding sequence GTGCTGGACACGCGACGGCTCTCGGACCGGATCGAGATCGCCGACCTGCTCACGACCTACACCAGGGCGGTCGACACGGGCGAGTGGGACCTGCTCGACACGGTCTTCACCCCGGACGCCCGGATCGACTACACGGCGACCGGCGGCATCCAGGGCGCGTTCCCCGAGGTGAAGGCCTGGCTGGCGGAGGTGCTGCCGAGCTTCGCCCGGCGCCAGCACCTCCTGTGCCAGTCGGCGGTCGTCCTCGACGGTGACGCCGCGACGGTGACCGTGTACTTCGCGAACCCGATGGTCACGGTGCGCGGCGACGTCGAGCACCTGTTCGCGTGCGGCGGTTACTACCACCACGACCTCGTACGCACGCCCGCGGGCTGGCGGTCCCGGCGGGTGACCCAGGAGCTGGTGTGGACCCGGTGA
- a CDS encoding alpha/beta fold hydrolase has product MAELTYESTLRELATDQGVLRYHEAGEGAPLLMLHGSGPGVTGWRNFRGNLPVFAEWFRCLVLEFPGFGVSEPTDRHPMVAAPEAVTRFLDGLGLDRADVIGNSMGGIVAAQVAAAQPDRVRRLVTIGGVGRNLFSPGPSEGIRLLVEFTEDPTRERLVQWLYSMVHDPALVTEELIEERWSQATDPATLASARRMYGRALLNARPPGDTPPYWAMLHKIKARTLLTWGRDDRVSPLDMAIVPMRTIPQAELHVFPDCGHWVMIEQKDAWESAVLAFLTRK; this is encoded by the coding sequence ATGGCCGAACTGACGTACGAGTCCACCCTGCGGGAGCTGGCGACGGACCAGGGCGTGCTGCGCTACCACGAGGCCGGCGAGGGCGCGCCGCTGCTGATGCTGCACGGCTCGGGCCCCGGCGTGACGGGATGGCGTAACTTCCGCGGGAACCTCCCGGTGTTCGCCGAGTGGTTCCGCTGCCTGGTCCTGGAGTTCCCCGGCTTCGGCGTCAGCGAACCGACCGACCGGCATCCCATGGTGGCCGCGCCCGAGGCCGTCACGCGGTTCCTCGACGGGCTCGGGCTCGATCGGGCCGACGTCATCGGCAACTCCATGGGCGGCATCGTCGCCGCGCAGGTCGCCGCCGCCCAGCCCGACCGGGTGCGCCGGCTGGTGACCATCGGCGGCGTGGGCCGTAACCTGTTCAGCCCCGGCCCGAGCGAGGGGATCAGGCTGCTGGTGGAGTTCACCGAGGACCCCACCCGCGAGCGGCTCGTGCAGTGGCTCTACTCGATGGTCCACGACCCCGCGCTGGTCACCGAGGAGCTGATCGAGGAGCGCTGGAGCCAGGCCACCGACCCCGCCACGCTCGCCAGTGCCCGCCGGATGTACGGGCGGGCGCTGCTCAACGCCCGGCCGCCGGGGGACACCCCGCCGTACTGGGCGATGCTCCACAAGATCAAGGCCAGGACGCTCCTCACCTGGGGCCGTGACGACCGGGTCAGCCCGCTCGACATGGCGATCGTGCCGATGCGCACCATCCCCCAGGCGGAGCTGCACGTCTTTCCCGACTGCGGGCACTGGGTGATGATCGAGCAGAAGGACGCCTGGGAGAGCGCCGTGCTGGCCTTCCTCACCAGGAAGTGA